The Myxococcaceae bacterium JPH2 nucleotide sequence CGGAGCCGCTCCAGCTCCGCGCGAGCACCCGAGACCACGGTCTGCCGCGCGTGGTTCAAGCCCGCGAGCTCCAGCCGCTGCGCCCCACATTCCGCGATGGCCCGCTCCGTCTCCTCTTTTCCCAGGGCCACTGCGGCGAGCGTGCCCAGGTCGTCCTTCACTGTTTGCAGCGCGCGGATGCGCAGACACACGACCTCCGCGCCCCCACGCATGTCCAGGGCCCCCGCCGCCGTCAGCGCGGCGATCTCCCCGAAGCTGTGTCCCACGAACACGTCCGGCGTCGCGCCGCCCTGGCGCAGCCATCGGGCACCGAGCACGCCCGACAAGAAGATGCCGAGCTGATCCATCAAGGGTGCGCGCTCCAGCGCCGCTTGAACCGCCCCGGCATCCGAGGCCGCGAGCAGCGGTGCCGCGTCGAGTCCATGCAGGCGCGCCACATCCACGACCGAGGCCAGCTCATCGCGCAGCTCGGGCTGGAGCACCTTGAGCCGCACGAAGAGCGCGGGGTCGAAGGAGCCCTGTCCCGCGAAGAGGAAGACCGAGGCGCCCGGCGCCAGTCGAGGCTCGGGCAAGGGGACGGGATGCGCGGGCCGCGTGGGAGTCGAGGCCTGCGTCTCCTCCACGATGCGCGCGCTCCCCAGCGGCGTGGGGCCCGCCAATAGCTCGCGGGCGAGCTGTCGGAGCGAGTCCGGGAAGAGACCATGGGTCGAGGCCCCGCCTCGCAGCACCCGGTCGCGGAAGCTGTCCTCCGCCTCTGGCTCGAACATCGCGCGCAGCGACTCGAAGCAGGGACGGAAGGACGCGGGGAAGGAGCGGAGGTGACCCGAGTCCCGGTCCGCGCACAGGACGGTCTGGTAGCCGCAGGCCACCGGCGTCCCATCCTTCTTCAGCGTTCGGAAGCAGAAGCGCACGGAGACTTCGCCCAGCTCCTCGAACGTGGTCAGCACCACGAGCGAGTCGCCCAGGTTCGCGGGCGCGAGGTTGCGCGAGTACCCCTCGTAGGTGAGCAGGAGCACCCGGTCGAAGTCGCGCCGGAACTCGGGGACCTCGAAGAAGTGGGGGCTGAAGAGCAGGTGCTCTCGGCCCGCGCACTGGAACTTGAAGTTGGTGAGGAAGTGATGGCTCCCGTAGGCCATCGTGTCATCGAAGTGGATGTCGTACGGGACGGCGAAGTAGCCCATGGTGGTCCGTCCCCTTTCAGGCGTCGAGCGTGGGCTGCGCGCGCCGGCCATGTCCGTTGGAGGTCTGGGCGTCCGCGCCCGGCAACAGTCCGTCGACGGTGCCGGAGAGCCCGGCGTCCACGACCCAGATGGCGCCGTTCACCCGCTGCGTCTTCGAGCCCAGCAGCAGCTCCGTCACGTCGGCCACGTCATCCGCGCTGCAGAGCACGCCGCCTGGCGTGGCGGCCTCCCACCGGGAGACCCGGTCCGCCGCGTCCGGGAACATCTCCAGCAGCTCGCCGTGGACGGGGCCCGCGGACACGCAGTTGGTGCGAATCCCGTCGGGCGCCAGCTCCGCCGCCAGATAACGCGTGAGCGATTCGACCCCCGCCTTCACCACGCCCTGGCAGCCCAGGTCGTGCATGTACCGCTGGGACATGGACGTGGACATCGTGACGATGGAGCCGCCCCCCCGACGCGCCATCAAGGGCCGCGCGCGCATCGCGCACTCGTAGGTGCCCGTGATGCAGGTGCGGAAGGCCTTGTCCCAATCGCGTGGCGTAATCCGATCGAACGGGCCGATGAGCCCGTTGGACGCATTGCACACCAGGAAGTCCAGCCCGCCGAACCGCTCCGCGATGGCGGAGAACATCCGCTCCAGGTGCTCCTCCTGCGCCACCGAGCCCCACAGATGCAGCGCCTGTCCGCCCGCGGCGAGGATCTCCTGCGTGGTGCGCTCCCCCTCCTCACGCGAATGGAACGAGTTGACGATGACCGTGGCCCCAGCGCTGGCGAGCCGCGTGGCGATGACCTTGCCAATGCCCTTGCCGGACCCCGTGACGAGGGCGACCTTTCCCTCGAAGGGGGCACGCGCGCGAGGCGCCTTCGTGACGGGCGCCACACGCGGGGCGGCCGGCGCCTCGACAGGAGGCGCGACGGGGGCGGGCTTCCCCTGAACCCTCGCCGCCTCGCAGATGGCGGCGATCGTCCGCAATCGCTGGGACGGCTTCGGCGCCTGGGACAGCCCCAGCTCCTTGACGAGCACCGCCAGGACCTCGGCCTGCTTCACGGAGTCGATTCCGAGTTCGTCCTCCAGGTCCGCGTCCAGCGTCAGCAGCGCTTCGGGATAGCGCGTCACGCGAGCGAACACGGCGCGCACGCGCTGCTCGAGATCCGCCGCGACCGCGACGGGAGGCAAGGGAGCCTTCTCCTCAACCGGCACGGGGATGGGCGCGACGACCTGAGCCGGTCGAGCCTCCCTGAGCAACACGTGGACCTGCTCCGCCATGGCCCCCAACGTCCGGGCCTTTCCACTGCGCGGCAGCAAGTCCGTGGGAATGGCGAACTCACGGCAGACCACAGCGACAATCTCGGCGAGCTTCACCGAGTCGATTCCCAGCTCATCCTCGAGCTGAGCCTCCGCGGTGAGGATATCCAGGGGATAGCGGGTGACTGACGCAGCACAGCGGCGAACTCGCTCCAGGACTTCGCCGCCCGACAGCAAAGAAATCGCGGACATTCTGAGCCTTCTCGGTGAGCAACAGCACGGGGTTGAACGAACCGCGCACGTTGTGCCCTGGGGGACTGACATTTGTGCGAGCCCACACGCTCAACCCGTCTTGTTCCGAGGTCTTGAGCCATCGCGTCCGCTGTCGCCGCCGAAGAAGCCACCGTGCGAGAAATCCGGTGCGGCACCCACCTCGAGGAAGCGGCGTGCCACATCGCCACACGCCATGACGCGCGATGCAGCGCGGCGAACCGCGAGCCGCGCGCACACGCGCGCACTGCGGGCCGAACGAATCCGCTCGACCTCGAACGCGCATCCACATCAAGAACAGCGCTTGACGGTGGAGTGCGCCTCCGGAAAGAGGTGCGGCACCTCATCGACTCGGTGGGACAACGCCGCCACGTCGGCGAAGGATGGACGATGCAAGACGACACGCTGAGCACGGTGCTGCGCGAGCGCTTCGGGCTGCACGACTTCCGCCCTGGCCAACGCGAGGTGCTCTCGCGGCTGTTGCCACCGCACGGCTCCGCCCTCGCGGTGTTCCCCACGGGCGGCGGCAAGTCGCTCTGCTATCAGCTCCCCTCGCAAGTGCTCGACGGGCTGACCGTGGTGGTGTCGCCGCTCATCGCCTTGATGAAGGACCAGCTCGACGCCCTGGAGCGCCGAGGCATCCGCGCCGCGCGCCTCGACTCCTCCTTGTCCCTGGAGGACTCGCGCGAGGTGACGGAGGCGCTGCGCGCGGGCTCGCTCAAGCTCCTCTACGTGGCCCCCGAGCGATTCAACAACGAGCGCTTCGTGGAGCTGCTGCACGGGCTGCGCATCTCGCTCTTCGCCGTGGACGAGGCCCACTGCGTCTCCGAGTGGGGCCACAACTTCCGTCCGGACTATCTGAAGCTGGCGCAGGCCGCGCGCGCGTTGAAGGTCGAGCGCACCCTGGCGCTCACCGCCACGGCCACGCCCTCCGTCGTGCGCGACATCTGCCAGGGCTTCGGCATCCCAGCGGAGAACGCCGTCATCACCGGCTTCTATCGAGACAACCTCGCGCTGGAGACCACGCCCACCTCCGCCGAGCTGCGAGACGCGCTGCTGCTCGAGCGACTGCGGGCGCGCGCACCAGGACCCACCATCATCTACGTGACGCTTCAGCAGACGGCCGAGCGCGTGGCCACACTGCTCTCCGCGAAGGGCTTCCCCGCGAGCGCCTACCACGCGGGCATGGAGCCCGAGGCTCGCGCGCAGGTGCAAGAAGCCTGGACGGCCTCGGCGTCCGGCATCGTCGTGGCGACCATCGCGTTCGGCATGGGCATCGACAAGGCGGATGTCCGCTTCGTGTACCACTACAACCTGCCCAAGGGCCTGGAGAGCTACAGCCAGGAAGTGGGCCGCGCGGGACGAGACGGACAGCCATCCATCGTGGAGCTGCTCGCGTGCCCGGACGACGTGCCCACCTTGGAGAACTTCGCGCTCGGAGACACGCCCATTCCTCGCGCGCTTCGGGGACTCGTCACCGAGTTGCTCGACGCGGGCCCCGAGCCCCACGTGGACCTGTATGCCCTGGGCCTGCGCCACGACCTGCGCCCCTTGGTGCTGCGCACCGCGCTCACGTATCTGGAGCTGGCGGGCGTGCTGCGACAGGGCACGCCCTACTACGCGGGCTACAAGGTGCGGCCCCTCGTGGCCTTGGAGGAGCTGTTCGGGCGCTTCCAGGGCGAGCGCGCGCGCTTCGTGCGCGACCTGTTCTCCCACGCGAAGAAGGGCCGCACCTGGTTCACCTTCGACATGCAGGCCGTCTCTCAGGCCCTGGGCCAGCCGCGCGAGCGCGTGATGAAGGCGCTCGACTACTTCCAGGAGCAGGGGCTCGCGGAGACGCAGGTCTCCGAGCCCCGCCAGCGCTACTCGCGCCTGCGTCCCCACGAAGACGGCGAGGCGCTCGTCGCGATGCTCCAGCGGCGGTTCGAGCAACGCGAGACCCAGGAGCTCTCACGCGTCCAGGAGGTGCTGCGACTGGTGACGCACGCGGGCTGTCAGACGAACGCGCTCGTGGCCCACTTCGGCGAGCAGCGCGCCCGCCCTTGCGGACACTGCACCTTCTGTCGCACGGGCGCGGCCCAGTCCCTGCCCGCGCCGCGCGCGCGCGCCGCGCCTCGTGAGCAGCTCGACACCCCCACCTTGCGCGCGCTCATCGCGCGACACCCCGACGCCCTGGGCCACCCGCGACAGGCCACGCGCTTCCTGTGTGGCCTGAGCAGCCCCGCGATGACTCGCGCGAAGCTGGGAGGCCACGCGCTCTTTGGGGCCTTGGAGGAGTGGCCCTTCGCGCAGGTCCTCGCCTGCTGCGAAGCGCTCACGCGTGAAGCGTCGGCTTGACGCGTCACGAGGCGGCCTCCGCAACGCATTCGCAGAATTCGACACAACTTGCCCGCACACGGGCCGATAAACCTTCATCTCCCCACGCAGTCCCCCGGACCTCTCCCCATGGTCGGACCCTTCTCCCGAATCATTCGGAACACCGTTCTGCGCCCGCTCGGGCTCACCTCGTCGTCGCAGCCCACGGCGAAGGCAGCACCCACGCCCACTCCTGGGCCGACGCCGAAGCCCACGGACACCTTCGAGCCCTCGAAGAAGCCTCAGCCCACGCCGTCTCCGAGCCCAGGCCCTTCGCCGACGCCGCCTCCGCCTCCGGCGCCGCTCCAGCCGCTGACGCCGCCGTCGACGGATCCCACCAATCCCACGCCGCCGATGGTCGTGCGCCCCTCGAAGAACTTCAACGACCGGCCCGCGGGCCAGGACATCGACTCCATCGTGCTGCACCACACGGCGGATGGATCCGACAAGAGCAGCCTGGAGACGCTCACCGGCAAGGCCAGCTCGCCCTGGGGCAAGGCGAAGCTCTGGTACAAGGAGCACCGCGGCGGTCCCGTCAGCGCCCACTATGTGATTGGCAAGGACGGCACCATCTACCAGCTCGTCGGCGACCAGAAGCGCGCCTGGCACGCCGGAGAGGGCTCGCTGCCGGGCAAGCCCGGCGACGTGAACAACCGCTCGATTGGCATTGAGATCGTCAACGAGGGCGACGGCAAGGACGCCTACACCGAGGCCCAGTACAAGGCCCTGGAGCAGCTCGTCCCATATCTGGCCAAGCGCTACGAAGTCCCCGTGGGCAACGTCGTGGGTCACAAGGACATCACGAGCAAGAAGCACGACCCCTCGCCCAACTTCGACTTCGACCGCATCACCCGCGCCACCGAGAAGAAGGTCGGGTAGCACCGCGCCGAGGCTCGGTGGCCTGAGGGCCGCGAGGGCGTTACGCTCTCGCGGGCTGGAGGTCCGCATGAGCCACGGACGTCGAACGCGGGGACCCGTCGACCGGGTCTCCGGCATCTCCCGAGCGGAGGGCGCCGATGCCGTCCTCCGCGTGCGCGCCACCGAGCGCGTGAACAGCGCCGCGCCCGTGACGCAACGCAACGGAGTTCGCCGCTCGTTCGCCGAAGTGATGGAGCGACAGGCCCGAGGGCTGCACGGCGCCGAGCCACTGCCCTCCCCCACCCGTGGGCCGCCACTGCCCGCTCCCCGCCGAGGCCGCGAGGACGAAGCCCTGATGCGCGTCGAGCAGAGCCCCGCGTCCTTCGTCCACCTGTTGTGGTGGAAGCTGAAAGGCCGCGGATAGCACCGTAGGTGAGTTAGGCTTCACATCCCCCAACCGGAGGTAGGCAATGCGATTGTTGGCTCTCGTGGGTCTGGTCGGTCTGGTGAGCGCCTGTGGCGCGGGCAACGAGGAGCAGCCGAGCAAGGACGTCTCTGCTCAGGGTGCTCCCGAGTCGTGGTGCCGCAGCTACACCACGCAGCAGTTCTGTCCGAAGAACATCTGCGCCTGGTACAGCACCCCGGCGCCGGGCCACTGCGGCCTGCCGGCGACGGAGTAACTCCGCGTCTGGCAGTCTGAACTCATGACGTGACGAAGTCCGCCTGCCTCGGAAACCCGTTTCGAGGCAGGCGGTTTTCTTTTGCGAGTCCCGCGCGCTCAATAGCTGTCGAAGGCGGCCTGGACCTTGTGGGGGTCGGTCGTCTGGGTGAGCGCGAGCTGGAGCAGCACGCGAGCCTTGGGCGGGTTGAACTCCCCCGAGGCCACGAAGCCCATCGAGTCGTCGTTGATTTCGTTGTTGCGCAGCACGAGCCCCGTGGGAACCCGGCTGCTGCGCACCACGACAATCCCTTTCTTCGCCATCTTCGCCAGCGTATCGATGGCCTGTTGGGTCATGTTCCCGTCACCCACGCCCGCGATGACGAGCCCCTTGGCGCCATTCTTCACCGCCGCCTCGATGAGGTCCGGGCTCATGTTCGCGTGCGCGTAGAGGATGTCCACGCGGGGCAGCTTCTCCAGCTTGGCCACGTCGAACTCCGACTGCGTGGTGTGCTTCTTGTCCATGCGCTCGAACCAGTTGATGTCCCCCGTGTGCACCACGCCCACGGCGCCTCGGTTCGGGCTCTGGAACGTCTCCACGTTGGTGGTGTTCATCTTCGTGACGTTCCGCGCGGCGTGGATTTCGTCGTTGATGGCCACCAGCACGCCGCGCCCCCGCGCGTTCGGATCCGCGGCCACCGCCACCGCGTTGTAGAGGTTGCCGGGGCCGTCCGCGCTGATGGCCGTGGCCGGGCGCATCGACCCGACGAGCACCACGGGCTTGTCACTCTTGACCACCAGGTCGAGGAAGTACGCGGTCTCCTCCATGGTGTCCGTGCCGTGCGTCACCACCACGCCGTCCACGTCGGGCGAGGCGAGCAGCGCGTTGACTCGCGCGGCCAGCTTCAACCAGACAGCGTCATTCATGTCCTGGCTGCCGATGTTGACGACCTGCTCGCCACTCAGCGACGCCAGCTTGTCCACGTTGGGCACGCTCTTGATGAGGTCCTCCACCTTGAAGGCCCCGGACTTGTAGCCGTACTGCTGCGCGTTGCCCTGGGAGCCCGCGATGGTGCCTCCCGTGGCGACGATGCGCACCTTGGCCAGCGGCTTCTCGGGCTTCGCGTCCTTCGCGTTCGGGGCCGCGGCGGGAGTCTTCTCCTGCGGGGGTGCCTGTCCCTGCCCTTGCGCCACCGCGAGCACGGGAACCGCGAGCCCCCAGATGACGAGCCAGCTCCTCAAGACACTGCCAAGACGTCTCATGGTCGAGCCTCCCGGACTCAGTGAATCGTGCGCGGAGGAGCCCCCCCGGACTCCCTCCATTCCTTGATGGCCAGCAGCACGACCTCCTTGAGGTCCTTTCCGATGCGCGGGTAGGCGTCATCGTCCAGGTTCGCCAGGGAGACGCGCGCCGACCACGGCGGGCCGTCAAAGCCGCTGCCATTGAGCAGCACCGTGCCATAGCGCCGCGCCAGGGTGAACACGATGTCCAGCGGGTCGTGGTGTGCTTCCACGAAGTCGACAAAGTCCTCCCCGATGTGCTCCCGGCACCACGCCTCCAGGTCGAGCGTCTGGTAGTAGGCCGTGCGCAGCGGGTCGTCGCGCAGGGGGATGCCCATGCCCTGGAAGAGGGCCTGCAAGCGGTCCTGGCAGATGCGCTGGCAGCGCTTCTTGTAGGCGTCCTCCTTGTCCAGCAGGGTGAAGAGGGAGAACAGCGCCATCTGGAGCTGCTGCGGCAGGGAGAGGCCCGCGGTGTGGTTGAGCGCCACGGCGCGGCTGTCCGCCACCATCCGGTCGATGAACTTGAGGTTCGCGGGCTCCAACGCGATGGAGCCATAGCGCGCGGTCAATCGCGCCCGCTCGGCCTGGGGCAGCCGCGCGATGGCGGCGTCGATGACGTTGTCCTCGTGGAGCGCGACCACGCCCAGCCGCCACCCCGTGCAGCCGAAGTGCTTGGAGTAGGAATAGACGAGGAGCGTGTTGTGCGGCAGGTCCGCCGCGAGCGAGCGGAAGCCTTTGACGAACGTGCCGTACACGTCATCCGTGAGGATGATGAGGTCGGGGCGCTTGGTGCGCACGAGCCGCACGAGTTGGTCGATGGACTTCTGCCGCATGGCCACCGCGCCGGGGTTGGACGGATTGACCACGAAGAAAGCCTTCACGCGCGGGTCCTCGAGCTTGCGCAGCTCCGAGTCCGGGTACTGCCAGGTGTGCTCGCCGTGAGAGGTGGTCTCGCTCTGGAAGACATCGACGGTGCGGAAGGCGAACTCGTCGAGGCGAGGAATCTCCAGGTAGGGCGTGAAGATGGGCGCGCCCAGCGCGATGGTGTCTCCCTTTCGGAGGACGCCGTTGGCCACGAGGGACGAGAAGATGTACGTCATCGCGGCGGTGCCGCCCTCGGTGGCGAAGAGGTCGAAGCGGCCCGGCGGTGGCGAGCCGTCGCACATCTCTTGAGCGAGGTATTGCTGCACGATGCGCTCGGTATGGACGAGCATCCGGTCCGGCACGGGGTAGTTGTCACCGATGGCCGCGTCGGTGAGTTCCCAGATGAACGCGTCGGGGTCGAACTTGAGGGTGGAGGTGGCGTAGTCGAGCGCGTCGCGCAGCAGGCGCACGGCCGCGTTGTCCTCGCGGCCGGCGAGGAACTGGCGAAAGCGTTGAGCAATCTGGGGAGACTTCGGCATGCCGCCGAGTCCGACGTCGGGCTCATTCCAGACGCGTCGGCTCTCGGTGAGGGCGAACTCGCCCAGCAGGAAGAACGCCTCGCGCGGCGTGAGGGCCACCCAGTTGGGATTGCCGCGCCCGGCGTTGAGCATCACGGCGGCGCGTGTGCGGACGGACTCGTCGGCCAGTTGGATGAGTTCGTCCTTCAGCTCGAAGGGGCTGAGCTTGTGATACTCGCTCTCGGGAATCGTCTCCTCGCTCACGGTGCCTTCCTCTCGTCGCTGGGGCCCACGGGTGGCCCGCTCACGGGCCAACGGTGGGCAGTGCCCCAGGGCGATGCCAGGACAGAAGCACCCAAGCCCAGCGAAGCGCCGGCCCCCTCGGTCCCCCCGAGTCACCGAGACTTCACGCGGGCCCGAACGACGGGCCGTTTCCTCGCCCACCCCACCCCGCGGGGCAGGTGGGCAAGCGCATCCAGCGCCATGGCCAACCCCTGGCTGGGAGTATCGCCATCTCAAGGGATGTCACTCGCCCTGAAACCCAGACAATCAATGCCTCATCGGTGGCTTGAAGTCACCGGCGACACCACCCCTGGGATGATCCGCTGCAGGGCGACTCACTGAGCCAAGGACAGGGCGCAGACCTCAGGAGTGGAACAAGGTCGGATTTGCCCCCTTCGAAGGCCAACGGCTACACTTGGTCTCATGGCGAACACGGTCGGTGTCAACAAAATGTCCGTGGTGACCAAGGACTCGAACGGGGTGACGGTCGCATTCCCAGATGTTTGCAAGACACCGACCCCCGGGGGCCCCGTGCCCATCCCTTATCCCAATGTCGCCAAGTCGTCCGACACCGACAAGGGCGCCAAGAACGTCAGCGTGGAGGGCAATCCCGTCTGCGTGAAGGACTCGAACTTCAGCACCAGCACCGGTGATGAGGCTGGCTCCGCTGGTGGCGTCGCCTCAGGAAAGACCAAAGGCAAGGCCGAGTTCGCGAACTTCTCGTTCGACGTCAAGTTCGAGGGCAAGAACGTCGCTCGCGCGATGGACCTCATGCTCCACAACGACAAGAACACGCCGCCCGCGCCCTTGATTCAACCGCCTGTCGTCGCGATCGGCAAGAGCGCGGGCAAGCCCAAGTGTGTGGCGTGCAGCAATGACTTTGATGACTGAGTGCGGCGCGCACCGCGGCAGCTGAATGCACCATGAGACCCGCATCCTCCAAAGCACAACAGGAGCTTCTGGAGGATCACCTCAACGAGGCCTCCTTCCTGTGGACCGTCTGGGAGCGTGGGCTGGACTCCCCGGACTACACCCTGACGGAGTTGGCCGAGGGTCCCGAGGCGCGCATGCTGGCGCACGTCGACGCGCTGGTGCTGGGTGGCCCCCGCGTCCACCAGAAGCTGCTGGTTCCAGGACTCGCGGCGGAGGACTCGGAGGTCGTCACCGCGGCAGCACTGGCCTTGCTCTCATCCGGAGACGAGAAGGCGGAGACCGCAGTCCTCGAAGCGCTCGCGCAAGCCGAGAGTGCAACACTCCCTTCGCTGCGACGCGCCCTGGAGCTGTGCGCCTCGCCGCGCGTCTTGAAATCCCTCTCACCCATGCTCGCCGCGCCGGAAGCCGGCGTGC carries:
- a CDS encoding SDR family oxidoreductase — protein: MSAISLLSGGEVLERVRRCAASVTRYPLDILTAEAQLEDELGIDSVKLAEIVAVVCREFAIPTDLLPRSGKARTLGAMAEQVHVLLREARPAQVVAPIPVPVEEKAPLPPVAVAADLEQRVRAVFARVTRYPEALLTLDADLEDELGIDSVKQAEVLAVLVKELGLSQAPKPSQRLRTIAAICEAARVQGKPAPVAPPVEAPAAPRVAPVTKAPRARAPFEGKVALVTGSGKGIGKVIATRLASAGATVIVNSFHSREEGERTTQEILAAGGQALHLWGSVAQEEHLERMFSAIAERFGGLDFLVCNASNGLIGPFDRITPRDWDKAFRTCITGTYECAMRARPLMARRGGGSIVTMSTSMSQRYMHDLGCQGVVKAGVESLTRYLAAELAPDGIRTNCVSAGPVHGELLEMFPDAADRVSRWEAATPGGVLCSADDVADVTELLLGSKTQRVNGAIWVVDAGLSGTVDGLLPGADAQTSNGHGRRAQPTLDA
- a CDS encoding RecQ family ATP-dependent DNA helicase codes for the protein MQDDTLSTVLRERFGLHDFRPGQREVLSRLLPPHGSALAVFPTGGGKSLCYQLPSQVLDGLTVVVSPLIALMKDQLDALERRGIRAARLDSSLSLEDSREVTEALRAGSLKLLYVAPERFNNERFVELLHGLRISLFAVDEAHCVSEWGHNFRPDYLKLAQAARALKVERTLALTATATPSVVRDICQGFGIPAENAVITGFYRDNLALETTPTSAELRDALLLERLRARAPGPTIIYVTLQQTAERVATLLSAKGFPASAYHAGMEPEARAQVQEAWTASASGIVVATIAFGMGIDKADVRFVYHYNLPKGLESYSQEVGRAGRDGQPSIVELLACPDDVPTLENFALGDTPIPRALRGLVTELLDAGPEPHVDLYALGLRHDLRPLVLRTALTYLELAGVLRQGTPYYAGYKVRPLVALEELFGRFQGERARFVRDLFSHAKKGRTWFTFDMQAVSQALGQPRERVMKALDYFQEQGLAETQVSEPRQRYSRLRPHEDGEALVAMLQRRFEQRETQELSRVQEVLRLVTHAGCQTNALVAHFGEQRARPCGHCTFCRTGAAQSLPAPRARAAPREQLDTPTLRALIARHPDALGHPRQATRFLCGLSSPAMTRAKLGGHALFGALEEWPFAQVLACCEALTREASA
- a CDS encoding N-acetylmuramoyl-L-alanine amidase, with protein sequence MVGPFSRIIRNTVLRPLGLTSSSQPTAKAAPTPTPGPTPKPTDTFEPSKKPQPTPSPSPGPSPTPPPPPAPLQPLTPPSTDPTNPTPPMVVRPSKNFNDRPAGQDIDSIVLHHTADGSDKSSLETLTGKASSPWGKAKLWYKEHRGGPVSAHYVIGKDGTIYQLVGDQKRAWHAGEGSLPGKPGDVNNRSIGIEIVNEGDGKDAYTEAQYKALEQLVPYLAKRYEVPVGNVVGHKDITSKKHDPSPNFDFDRITRATEKKVG
- a CDS encoding type II asparaginase, which translates into the protein MRRLGSVLRSWLVIWGLAVPVLAVAQGQGQAPPQEKTPAAAPNAKDAKPEKPLAKVRIVATGGTIAGSQGNAQQYGYKSGAFKVEDLIKSVPNVDKLASLSGEQVVNIGSQDMNDAVWLKLAARVNALLASPDVDGVVVTHGTDTMEETAYFLDLVVKSDKPVVLVGSMRPATAISADGPGNLYNAVAVAADPNARGRGVLVAINDEIHAARNVTKMNTTNVETFQSPNRGAVGVVHTGDINWFERMDKKHTTQSEFDVAKLEKLPRVDILYAHANMSPDLIEAAVKNGAKGLVIAGVGDGNMTQQAIDTLAKMAKKGIVVVRSSRVPTGLVLRNNEINDDSMGFVASGEFNPPKARVLLQLALTQTTDPHKVQAAFDSY
- a CDS encoding bifunctional aspartate transaminase/aspartate 4-decarboxylase yields the protein MARERATRGPQRREEGTVSEETIPESEYHKLSPFELKDELIQLADESVRTRAAVMLNAGRGNPNWVALTPREAFFLLGEFALTESRRVWNEPDVGLGGMPKSPQIAQRFRQFLAGREDNAAVRLLRDALDYATSTLKFDPDAFIWELTDAAIGDNYPVPDRMLVHTERIVQQYLAQEMCDGSPPPGRFDLFATEGGTAAMTYIFSSLVANGVLRKGDTIALGAPIFTPYLEIPRLDEFAFRTVDVFQSETTSHGEHTWQYPDSELRKLEDPRVKAFFVVNPSNPGAVAMRQKSIDQLVRLVRTKRPDLIILTDDVYGTFVKGFRSLAADLPHNTLLVYSYSKHFGCTGWRLGVVALHEDNVIDAAIARLPQAERARLTARYGSIALEPANLKFIDRMVADSRAVALNHTAGLSLPQQLQMALFSLFTLLDKEDAYKKRCQRICQDRLQALFQGMGIPLRDDPLRTAYYQTLDLEAWCREHIGEDFVDFVEAHHDPLDIVFTLARRYGTVLLNGSGFDGPPWSARVSLANLDDDAYPRIGKDLKEVVLLAIKEWRESGGAPPRTIH
- a CDS encoding DUF4150 domain-containing protein; its protein translation is MANTVGVNKMSVVTKDSNGVTVAFPDVCKTPTPGGPVPIPYPNVAKSSDTDKGAKNVSVEGNPVCVKDSNFSTSTGDEAGSAGGVASGKTKGKAEFANFSFDVKFEGKNVARAMDLMLHNDKNTPPAPLIQPPVVAIGKSAGKPKCVACSNDFDD